One genomic region from Salvia hispanica cultivar TCC Black 2014 chromosome 2, UniMelb_Shisp_WGS_1.0, whole genome shotgun sequence encodes:
- the LOC125207103 gene encoding tafazzin isoform X1: MVAAGRWMECRADLLAEGAKSLQLRLRDRFRVAAVDYHRRRNLRSANAGYLSSSVQRWLDRFSEFRRETLPSSSTFYRKRVSKDIDEEDESVLTRLVQAVAVPVLGNVCHVFMHGLNRVQIFGAEKLQQVVLHRPENKSLITVSNHVASMDDPLVISSLLPPSMLFDANGLRWTLCASDRCFKNPVTSAFFKSVKVLPVSRGDGIYQKGMDLAISKLNRGGWVHIFPEGSRSRNGGKTMGSAKRGIGRLVLDADNTPIVVPFVHTGMQEVMPVGAVFPRVGKTVTVLVGDPISFDDLISGGEDKNMSRGKLYDAVASRIGERLQKLKLQVEALAVEQALELEKYPSRVTERAARLLQKIDWESLGIGNYMGLDEKKDPSVEPSITQLYPKENSREERSFGGAGYSVGGGFVSRIRGYMDSTELTLFGARGLYRNHRSNEYFGSLRDVTPLKIWRSLYGHAYFHPNTGPI, translated from the exons CGCCGGCTACTTATCCTCCAGCGTTCAGCGCTGGCTCGATCGCTTCTCCGAGTTCCGTCGCGAGACCTTGCCTTCCTCTTCGACTTTCTACCGCAAAAGAG TGAGTAAGGAtattgatgaagaagatgagtcAGTCTTGACCCGCTTGGTTCAGGCTGTTGCTGTTCCTGTGCTTGGAAATGTTTGTCATGTTTTTATGCATGGTCTCAACCGTGTTCAG ATATTTGGTGCAGAAAAATTGCAACAGGTGGTACTGCATAGGCCAGAGAACAAGTCCTTGATTACG GTTAGCAACCATGTTGCTTCCATGGATGACCCTTTGGTAATTTCTTCCCTGTTACCTCCTAGTATGTTGTTTGATGCAAATGGTTTGCGATGGACACTCTGCGCATCTGATCGATGTTTCAAGAATCCAGTTACATCAGCATTTTTCAAGTCTGTGAAAGTGCTCCCTGTTTCTCGCGGGGATGGGATATATCAGAAG gGAATGGACTTGGCTATATCAAAACTCAATCGGGGAGGGTGGGTTCACATATTTCCTGAAGGTAGTCGCTCTCGAAATGGTGGGAAAACTATGGGTTCAGCCAAAAGAGGCATTGGAAG GTTGGTTTTGGATGCTGATAATACACCTATAGTTGTCCCTTTCGTTCATACTGGAATGCAAGAAGTCATGCCCGTTGGAGCCGTGTTTCCTAGGGTTGGGAAAACT GTGACTGTACTAGTTGGCGATCCCATTAGTTTTGATGATTTAATCAGTGGCGGAGAAGACAAGAATATGTCAAGAGGAAAACTGTATGATGCTGTCGCTAGTAGAATTGGTGAACGTCTCCAAAAGCTGAAGCTACAAGTAGAAGCATTAGCGGTTGAGCAAGCGCTAGAATTGGAAAAATATCCATCACGGGTGACTGAGCGAGCAGCTAGGCTCTTGCAAAAAATTGACTGGGAATCACTCGGGATTGGGAACTACATGGGTCTTGATGAGAAGAAGGATCCGTCGGTTGAACCCAGTATAACCCAGCTATACCCAAAAGAAAACAGCCGCGAGGAGCGGAGCTTTGGAGGAGCAGGCTACTCTGTTGGAGGGGGGTTCGTTTCAAGAATACGAGGCTATATGGACTCAACGGAGTTGACACTATTCGGTGCTAGAGGTTTATATAGAAATCATAGAAGCAATGAGTATTTTGGTAGTTTGCGTGATGTTACTCCTTTGAAGATTTGGAGGTCGTTGTATGGACATGCTTACTTTCATCCTAACACGGGGCCAATCTAA
- the LOC125207103 gene encoding tafazzin isoform X2, producing the protein MECRADLLAEGAKSLQLRLRDRFRVAAVDYHRRRNLRSANAGYLSSSVQRWLDRFSEFRRETLPSSSTFYRKRVSKDIDEEDESVLTRLVQAVAVPVLGNVCHVFMHGLNRVQIFGAEKLQQVVLHRPENKSLITVSNHVASMDDPLVISSLLPPSMLFDANGLRWTLCASDRCFKNPVTSAFFKSVKVLPVSRGDGIYQKGMDLAISKLNRGGWVHIFPEGSRSRNGGKTMGSAKRGIGRLVLDADNTPIVVPFVHTGMQEVMPVGAVFPRVGKTVTVLVGDPISFDDLISGGEDKNMSRGKLYDAVASRIGERLQKLKLQVEALAVEQALELEKYPSRVTERAARLLQKIDWESLGIGNYMGLDEKKDPSVEPSITQLYPKENSREERSFGGAGYSVGGGFVSRIRGYMDSTELTLFGARGLYRNHRSNEYFGSLRDVTPLKIWRSLYGHAYFHPNTGPI; encoded by the exons CGCCGGCTACTTATCCTCCAGCGTTCAGCGCTGGCTCGATCGCTTCTCCGAGTTCCGTCGCGAGACCTTGCCTTCCTCTTCGACTTTCTACCGCAAAAGAG TGAGTAAGGAtattgatgaagaagatgagtcAGTCTTGACCCGCTTGGTTCAGGCTGTTGCTGTTCCTGTGCTTGGAAATGTTTGTCATGTTTTTATGCATGGTCTCAACCGTGTTCAG ATATTTGGTGCAGAAAAATTGCAACAGGTGGTACTGCATAGGCCAGAGAACAAGTCCTTGATTACG GTTAGCAACCATGTTGCTTCCATGGATGACCCTTTGGTAATTTCTTCCCTGTTACCTCCTAGTATGTTGTTTGATGCAAATGGTTTGCGATGGACACTCTGCGCATCTGATCGATGTTTCAAGAATCCAGTTACATCAGCATTTTTCAAGTCTGTGAAAGTGCTCCCTGTTTCTCGCGGGGATGGGATATATCAGAAG gGAATGGACTTGGCTATATCAAAACTCAATCGGGGAGGGTGGGTTCACATATTTCCTGAAGGTAGTCGCTCTCGAAATGGTGGGAAAACTATGGGTTCAGCCAAAAGAGGCATTGGAAG GTTGGTTTTGGATGCTGATAATACACCTATAGTTGTCCCTTTCGTTCATACTGGAATGCAAGAAGTCATGCCCGTTGGAGCCGTGTTTCCTAGGGTTGGGAAAACT GTGACTGTACTAGTTGGCGATCCCATTAGTTTTGATGATTTAATCAGTGGCGGAGAAGACAAGAATATGTCAAGAGGAAAACTGTATGATGCTGTCGCTAGTAGAATTGGTGAACGTCTCCAAAAGCTGAAGCTACAAGTAGAAGCATTAGCGGTTGAGCAAGCGCTAGAATTGGAAAAATATCCATCACGGGTGACTGAGCGAGCAGCTAGGCTCTTGCAAAAAATTGACTGGGAATCACTCGGGATTGGGAACTACATGGGTCTTGATGAGAAGAAGGATCCGTCGGTTGAACCCAGTATAACCCAGCTATACCCAAAAGAAAACAGCCGCGAGGAGCGGAGCTTTGGAGGAGCAGGCTACTCTGTTGGAGGGGGGTTCGTTTCAAGAATACGAGGCTATATGGACTCAACGGAGTTGACACTATTCGGTGCTAGAGGTTTATATAGAAATCATAGAAGCAATGAGTATTTTGGTAGTTTGCGTGATGTTACTCCTTTGAAGATTTGGAGGTCGTTGTATGGACATGCTTACTTTCATCCTAACACGGGGCCAATCTAA
- the LOC125203274 gene encoding F-actin-capping protein subunit alpha-like, translating into MSDEEETQPSDEQKIEIAKWFLLNAPAGEIQYIAKDMKAVLQDEALYTTAAAEAYPLYNKSHMICLDFPDRSGEVMVTPFSEIGENEYLDPRTAQVAIVDHVNQVCRRARPANDEELPTPYIEEYRYALDIEVTKYVSEVYPKGICSVHCVNGKDVEEPGMDFELVVVISAARLSPQNFCNGSWRSIWNVEFKDEAQLVEVRGTLQVGAHYFEEGNVQLDAKHECKDSTVFMSPEDSAHSVTTIIRHHETEYLNSLQTSYSKLPDATFKDLRRKLPVTRTLFPWHNTSQFSLRKDIQKSLGLEKKK; encoded by the exons ATGTCAGACGAGGAAGAGACGCAGCCCTCTGATGAGCAAAAAATCGAGATCGCCAAATGGTTTCTCCTCAACGCTCCCGCCGGCGAAATCCAATACATCGCCAAAG ATATGAAGGCGGTTTTGCAGGATGAAGCGCTGTATACCACGGCGGCGGCAGAGGCATATCCTCTTTACAACAAATCCCACATGATTTGCCTGGATTTTCCTGATAGAAGCGGTGAG GTTATGGTTACACCTTTTAGCGAGATTGGCGAGAATGAGTATCTTGATCCTAGGACTGCTCAAGTTGCGATTGTTGACCATGTGAACCAG GTCTGTAGGCGTGCTCGACCTGCAAATGATGAAGAGCTTCCGACACCATATATTGAGGAATACCG CTATGCATTGGATATAGAAGTTACTAAGTATGTTAGTGAAGTGTACCCAAAAGGAATCTGTTCAGTTCATTGCGTTAATGGGAAAGATGTGGAAGAACCAGGCATGGATTTTGAGCTTGTTGTGGTAATTTCTGCTGCTAGACTCAGCCCCCAGAATTTCTG CAATGGAAGTTGGCGGTCAATATGGAATGTGGAATTCAAGGATGAGGCACAATTGGTGGAAGTTAGAGGTACACTTCAG GTTGGCGCCCACTACTTCGAGGAGGGAAATGTCCAGTTAGATGCAAAGCATGAGTGCAAAGATTCCACTGTATTTATG TCACCCGAAGACTCTGCACATTCTGTGACCACCATTATACGCCACCACGAGACGGAGTATCTAAATTCCCTTCAG ACATCCTATTCAAAATTGCCTGACGCCACCTTCAAG GACCTTCGGAGGAAGCTCCCTGTTACTCGGACCTTATTCCCATGGCATAACACCTCACAGTTCAGTCTCAGAAAAGATATCCAAAAGAGCTTGGGACtggaaaaaaagaagtaa
- the LOC125207427 gene encoding E3 ubiquitin-protein ligase IPI1-like: MGLGEEADLLDDGDSGVYKAAAVSCSICLEAVTDNGDRSWAKLQCGHQFHLDCIGSAFNIKGSMQCPNCRKIEKGQWLYANGSRPLPEFSMDDWAHDEDLYDNYSEMSFGVHWCPFNGLTRLQSSFDEGEFSSSTYHDLVGHHAVFAEHTPVSSTTHPCPYIAYFGPVHPSSTASSTSVSDGSNYSNHWTGPTVPSEVPNSYAFPSMDMHYQNWDHSSQFAPNNRIVGADQPLITPMTQRTTRNSSDIPWAGMHPSFMLGHSSASRAPSSGTSVPTPYPGTVARTRDRPSRQAYFQQSSSNPSARNPVLPTGRRSSSHRSSAHAAPVASASDQSGGFYFFSGSSGRNVHEMENSHHDHFHGWEREQPSFPSSQVDRDSIWGPFQPPAPAAETRTRPNGFRQRHGSDRLPSHNRS, translated from the exons ATGGGATTGGGAGAAGAAGCGGATCTTCTCGACGACGGCGATAGCGGAGTGTACAAAGCGGCGGCGGTATCGTGCTCTATTTGCTTGGAGGCTGTCACCGATAACGGAGACAGATCTTGGGCTAAGCTTCAATGTGGCCATCAATTTCACCTAG ATTGCATTGGTTCGGCATTCAATATAAAGGGATCTATGCAGTGCCCCAACTGTCGGAAAATTGAGAAAGGACAATGGCTATATGCAAATGGTAGTCGTCCACTACCTGAGTTTAGTATGGATGATTGGGCCCATGACGAGGATCTCTATGATAATTATTCTGAAATG TCATTTGGAGTTCATTGGTGTCCGTTCAATGGGTTAACAAGGCTCCAATCATCCTTTGA tgAAGGAGAGTTTTCATCAAGCACAT ATCACGATCTTGTTGGACATCATGCCGTCTTTGCTGAACATACGCCTGTATCATCCACGACTCATCCTTGCCCATATATTGCTTATTTTGGGCCAGTACATCCATCTTCTACAGCATCAAGTACTAGTGTTTCAGACGGATCCAATTATAGTAACCACTGGACTGGGCCGACAGTTCCTAGTGAAGTTCCTAATTCATATGCGTTTCCTTCGATGGACATGCACTATCAAAATTGGGACCATTCATCTCAATTTGCTCCAAATAACCGGATTGTTGGAGCAGACCAACCCCTGATTACACCCATGACTCAGAGAACAACGAGGAATAGTTCTGATATCCCATGGGCTGGAATGCATCCATCCTTCATGCTTGGTCACAG TTCTGCCAGCAGAGCTCCCAGCTCGGGAACCTCTGTCCCAACACCATACCCTGGAACTGTTGCCCGAACTCGTGACCGTCCATCTCGTCAAGCATACTTCCAGCAGTCTAGCAGTAACCCATCAGCACGCAATCCTGTTTTACCCACCGGACGAAGATCCAGCAGTCATAGGAGTTCAGCTCATGCTGCCCCAGTTGCCTCGGCATCTGACCAGTCTGGTGGGTTTTACTTCTTCTCAGGTTCTTCAGGGAGAAACGTCCATGAAATGGAAAATTCCCACCATGATCATTTCCATGGATGGGAGCGAGAACAACCCTCCTTTCCCTCAAGCCAGGTCGATAGAGATTCAATATGGGGCCCTTTTCAGCCACCAGCTCCTGCAGCTGAGACCAGAACCAGACCCAACGGTTTCCGCCAGAGGCATGGATCTGATAGGCTGCCATCTCATAATCGGTCATAG